In Fundulus heteroclitus isolate FHET01 chromosome 8, MU-UCD_Fhet_4.1, whole genome shotgun sequence, a genomic segment contains:
- the LOC118556456 gene encoding beta-hexosaminidase subunit beta-like isoform X3: MTVLLGFAFTLLTLGSCWGHQPDRLDQEPELAFQPSKYGSLWPLPQKVQISEVSFKLSSSSFRITDAKESGAGPSCSLLQQAYRRYFEYMFGDVKTQKLNKGLRTGPAELLELQVWITSPDSECDGYPTVSSDESYELSVDQPVSVLKAPKVWGALHGLETFSQLVYEDEYGAKSINATSVSDFPRFAHRGILLDSSRHFLPIKVILSNLETMAMHKFNVFHWHIVDDPSFPYLSRTFPDLSRKGAYHPYTHVYTPTDVKMVIEFARLRGIRVVSEFDTPGHTQSWGKGQPDLLTPCYAGSKPSGTFGPVNPILNSTYTFMRQFFKEVSTVFPDAYVHLGGDEVDFTCWKSNPDIQKFMEQQGFGQDYRKLESFYIQKLLDIVTATNKGYIIWQEVFDNGVKLKPDTLIHVWKGNQEKYQSEMANITSAGYQTLLSSPWYLNRISYGQDWPGYYKADPQDFKGTEKQKNLVIGGEACLWGEYVDATNLTPRLW; encoded by the exons ATGACCGTCCTGCTGGGGTTTGCCTTCACGCTGCTGACTCTCGGCTCCTGCTGGGGGCACCAGCCCGACCGCCTCGACCAGGAGCCCGAGCTGGCCTTCCAGCCCTCCAAATACGGCTCCCTGTGGCCGCTGCCGCAGAAGGTGCAGATCTCGGAGGTTTCCTTCAAGCTGAGCTCCTCCAGCTTCAGGATCACCGACGCCAAGGAGTCCGGTGCCGGTCCGAGCTGCAGCCTCCTGCAGCAGGCCTACAGAAG GTATTTTGAATACATGTTCGGGGATGTAAAGACGCAGAAGTTGAATAAAGGCTTGAGAACAGGTCCCGCGGAGCTGttggagctgcaggtgtggatcACGTCCCCCGACTCGGAGTGCGACGGCTACCCCACCGTGTCCTCCGACGAGTCAT ACGAGCTGTCGGTGGATCAGCCAGTCTCTGTCCTGAAGGCACCAAAGGTCTGGGGAGCCCTGCATG GTCTGGAAACTTTCAGCCAACTGGTCTACGAGGACGAGTATGGAGCT aaaagCATCAATGCAACGTCAGTCAGTGACTTCCCGAGGTTTGCTCACAGAGGCATCTTGCTGGACTCGTCACGACATTTCCTTCCAATTAAAGTCATCCTGTCTAACCTG GAAACCATGGCAATGCATAAATTCAACGTCTTCCACTGGCACATCGTCGACGATCCGTCTTTTCCTTACCTGAGCCGGACGTTCCCAGACCTGAGCCGAAAG GGCGCTTACCACCCTTACACCCACGTGTACACTCCTACCGATGTGAAAATGGTGATCGAGTTTGCTCGCCTCCGAGGGATTCGGGTCGTCTCCGAGTTTGACACCCCGGGACACACGCAGTCTTGGGGCAAAG GCCAACCCGACCTGCTCACGCCTTGCTACGCTGGCTCCAAGCCGTCCGGCACCTTCGGCCCGGTGAACCCCATCCTAAACTCCACGTACACCTTCATGCGGCAGTTCTTCAAAGAGGTCAGCACCGTGTTCCCCGACGCCTACGTTCACCTGGGAGGCGACGAGGTGGACTTCACGTGTTG gaAGTCCAACCCAGACATCCAGAAGTTCATGGAGCAGCAAGGCTTCGGACAGGACTACAGAAAACTGGAGTCCTTTTACATCCAGAA gcTTCTGGATATTGTCACCGCCACCAATAAAGGCTACATCATCTGGCAGGAGGTCTTTGACAACGGTGTTAAG CTGAAACCAGACACACTAATCCACGTTTGGAAAGGAAACCAGGAGAAATACCAGAGTGAGATGGCAAATATTACATCGGCAGGGTACCAGACCCTGCTGTCCTCTCCCTGGTACCTGAACCGTATCTCCTACGGCCAGGATTGGCCGGGCTATTACAAAGCCGACCCACAAGATTTTAAGG gaactgaAAAGCAAAAGAATCTTGTGATCGGTGGAGAAGCCTGTCTATGGG
- the aif1l gene encoding allograft inflammatory factor 1-like → MPRPRSRNVEKGIKAGAREFEVSSIARFSVVFPIHLQFITISDLPQEYLEDQKYRDEEGLAEKLESLKNKYAEFDLNDEGEIDMMGLKRMMEKLGVPKTHLELKKMIVEVTGGSSNTINYRDFVKMMLGKRSAVLKLVLLFEDKANSSPCKPDGPPPKRDITSLP, encoded by the exons ATGCCGCGGCCTAGGTCACGAAACGTTGAGAAAGGTATCAAAGCTGGGGCTAGAGAGTTTGAGGTTTCGTCCATAGCCCGTTTCTCTGTGGTTTTCCCAATCCACCTTCAGTTCATCACCATCTCTGATCTTCCTCAGGAATACCTGGAAGACCAGAAATACAGGGACGAAGAAGGCCTGGCTGAGAAACTGGAAAGCTTAAAAA ataaaTATGCTGAGTTTGACCTGAACGACGAAGGAGAGATCG ACATGATGGGGCTGAAGCGAATGATGGAGAAGCTGGGGGTGCCGAAGACCCACCTGGAGCTGAAAAAGATGATTGTGGAAGTGACCGGCGGCAGCAGCAACACCATCAACTACAGGGACTTCGTCAAGATGATGCTGGGAAAGCGCTCCGCTGTGCTCAAGCT AGTTCTGCTTTTCGAAGATAAAGCCAACAGCAGCCCCTGCAAGCCAGACGGACCCCCTCCGAAACGGGACATCACCAGCCTGCCTTAA